The Acidobacteriota bacterium genome window below encodes:
- a CDS encoding TonB-dependent receptor, which produces MKKASRLGCLAMLVALPGLPATLSALDQSAGPRQEQCLEVRVLDPSAASIPSATVTVGNREQMTDSSGVATFCGLGPGPHQVVVSADDFEVHQGSVETSQGSITVILQLLLETELVVVGSRAQPRSVTESPVPIDAIPLQDVVSQGSTSLDYQLRTLVPSFNVATHPISDAATLVRPASLRNLAHDHTLVLVNGKRRHRSSVIAWFAGVTDGAQGPDIAPIPAISLRQVEVLRDGASAQYGSDAIAGVLNFQLKDAREGGSVEFNTGTYRAGDGDSYTIAANIGLPLGKSGFANLSLEYGNSDPTNRSVQRADAAALIAAGNTAVANPAQIWGNPTIDDDVKFFGNFGHPFSNSVQLYGHTNYAEKKVTEGFYFRNPNNRANIYSLDEGKTLLIGDVLDARDGVLDGSANCPVVRITDNVPDPEALGRVFEDPNCFSFREIAPGGFTPRFGGVVTDMSVVGGVRGVLGNGMSWDASASFGAHESDFFFQNTVNASLGPDTPREFDPGLYRQEDTNLNFDVSYAATDMVNIAAGTEWRRERFEIGAGGRPSWEVGPYAAQGFVSGSNGFPGFPDYTAGAWNRSNVALYGDLELRDPDDRWTVGGALRFEHFDLFGATTNGKLSARLGLSKTVSLRGGVSTGFRAPTPGQQNTLNVQTTIDPKTLQLVDSANVPSTFLAAELKGGKPLEPETSVNTTAGLVVDTGPFTLTADYFRVDLSNRLALSQTFTLTEDERALLLSEGIASAGTLAFFRFFINDFSSRNQGIDLVTTYTPAELGGETVFSYALNYTHTQLTEESDLLTPGDVLGLERGVPRIRWNAAVTQRLGRVDLLGRVNYFGSWVDHFDARFVRGKDSPLLDGRHILDLEASISLTDSLRLALGGQNVFNTFSQRMDLFANIFGLPYSQFTPWGMSGGYYYARINYSWGSGF; this is translated from the coding sequence ATGAAGAAAGCCAGCCGTCTCGGCTGTCTGGCCATGTTGGTGGCACTGCCCGGGTTACCCGCGACACTGTCGGCATTGGACCAGTCGGCCGGCCCTCGGCAGGAACAGTGCCTCGAGGTTCGGGTTCTGGATCCCTCCGCGGCATCGATCCCGAGCGCTACGGTCACCGTCGGTAATCGAGAGCAGATGACTGACAGCTCCGGTGTCGCCACCTTTTGCGGTCTAGGCCCCGGGCCACACCAGGTGGTGGTGTCGGCGGACGATTTTGAAGTTCATCAAGGTTCGGTGGAGACGTCCCAGGGCAGCATCACCGTCATCCTTCAGTTGCTCCTCGAGACCGAACTGGTGGTCGTCGGGAGCCGCGCCCAACCCCGGTCGGTGACCGAATCCCCCGTACCGATAGACGCCATCCCGCTGCAGGACGTCGTGAGCCAGGGATCCACCTCCCTCGACTACCAGTTGCGGACGCTGGTCCCGTCCTTCAACGTGGCCACCCATCCCATCAGCGACGCCGCCACCCTGGTGCGACCGGCCAGCCTGCGCAACCTGGCCCACGATCACACGCTGGTGCTGGTGAACGGGAAGCGCCGTCACCGCTCCTCGGTCATCGCCTGGTTCGCCGGGGTGACGGATGGCGCCCAAGGTCCCGACATCGCGCCTATTCCCGCCATCTCGCTGCGCCAGGTGGAGGTGCTGCGGGACGGGGCCTCCGCCCAATACGGCTCGGACGCCATCGCCGGCGTACTGAACTTTCAGCTCAAGGATGCCCGAGAGGGGGGCAGCGTGGAGTTCAACACCGGAACCTATCGCGCCGGGGATGGGGATTCCTACACCATAGCCGCAAACATCGGGCTGCCCCTCGGCAAGAGCGGATTCGCCAACCTCAGCCTGGAATACGGCAACTCCGACCCCACCAACCGCAGCGTGCAACGCGCCGACGCGGCGGCCCTGATCGCGGCCGGCAACACGGCCGTGGCCAATCCGGCCCAAATCTGGGGCAACCCCACCATCGACGACGACGTGAAGTTCTTCGGTAACTTCGGCCACCCGTTTTCCAACTCCGTGCAGCTATACGGCCACACCAATTATGCCGAGAAGAAGGTGACCGAGGGCTTCTACTTCCGGAATCCCAACAATCGGGCCAACATCTACAGCCTTGACGAAGGCAAGACCCTCCTGATCGGCGATGTGCTGGACGCGCGCGACGGAGTCCTTGACGGGTCCGCCAACTGTCCCGTGGTGCGGATCACCGACAACGTACCCGACCCCGAAGCCCTGGGGAGAGTGTTCGAGGATCCGAACTGTTTCTCTTTTCGGGAGATCGCCCCTGGAGGATTCACACCCCGGTTCGGGGGCGTGGTCACCGACATGTCGGTGGTGGGCGGCGTGCGCGGTGTTCTGGGTAACGGCATGAGCTGGGACGCCAGCGCCAGTTTCGGCGCCCATGAGTCCGACTTTTTCTTCCAGAATACGGTCAACGCCTCACTCGGGCCCGACACGCCCCGGGAGTTCGACCCGGGACTCTACCGCCAGGAAGACACCAACCTCAATTTCGACGTCTCCTATGCCGCCACCGACATGGTCAACATCGCGGCCGGCACCGAGTGGCGCAGGGAGCGTTTCGAGATCGGCGCCGGCGGAAGACCCTCCTGGGAGGTAGGACCCTACGCCGCCCAGGGCTTCGTCTCCGGCTCCAACGGCTTTCCCGGATTTCCCGACTATACGGCCGGCGCCTGGAATCGCAGCAACGTGGCCCTCTACGGCGATCTGGAATTGCGGGATCCGGACGACCGCTGGACGGTGGGTGGCGCCCTCCGATTCGAGCACTTCGACCTCTTCGGCGCGACGACCAACGGCAAGCTGTCGGCCCGGCTGGGGCTGAGTAAAACCGTCTCCCTGCGGGGCGGTGTCAGCACCGGGTTCCGTGCTCCCACACCGGGCCAGCAGAACACGCTCAACGTGCAGACCACCATCGACCCCAAGACGCTGCAGTTGGTCGATAGCGCCAACGTGCCCTCCACCTTCCTGGCGGCGGAACTGAAGGGCGGCAAGCCGCTCGAGCCAGAGACCTCTGTAAACACCACCGCGGGTCTGGTGGTCGACACCGGCCCCTTCACCTTGACTGCAGACTATTTCCGCGTCGACCTCTCCAACCGACTGGCACTGTCCCAAACCTTTACGCTCACCGAGGACGAGCGCGCGCTGCTGCTCTCGGAGGGGATCGCCTCCGCCGGCACGCTGGCTTTCTTCCGGTTCTTCATCAACGACTTCTCCAGTCGAAATCAGGGCATCGACCTGGTCACAACCTACACCCCGGCGGAACTGGGAGGCGAGACTGTCTTCAGTTACGCGCTGAACTATACCCACACGCAGTTGACGGAAGAGTCGGACCTGCTCACCCCCGGAGACGTGCTGGGGCTTGAACGTGGCGTTCCCCGAATCCGCTGGAACGCCGCCGTCACCCAGCGCCTGGGGCGGGTAGATTTGCTGGGCCGGGTGAACTATTTCGGCTCCTGGGTCGACCACTTCGACGCCCGCTTCGTCCGCGGCAAGGACTCGCCCCTGCTGGACGGGCGCCACATCCTCGACCTGGAAGCGAGCATCTCCCTGACCGACAGCCTGAGGCTGGCGCTCGGCGGTCAGAACGTCTTCAACACCTTCTCCCAGCGGATGGACCTCTTCGCCAACATTTTCGGACTCCCCTACAGCCAGTTCACCCCCTGGGGCATGAGCGGCGGATACTACTACGCCCGAATCAACTACTCCTGGGGAAGCGGTTTTTAG
- a CDS encoding galactose mutarotase, producing MTRAYREVAPTLMAVSLLAGTLSCGPPESSRSGDEEKPVRLQKVEWGQVGEAPVFLYTLTNSQGLKARITNYGTILTEMHVPDRQGEMADVTLGFDKLADYLPRHPYFGCICGRVVNRISNARFTIDGHEYSLTKNYGEHHIHGGDQGFDRKVWTVAGESESDNGASVKMTYTSPDGEEGYPGNLTTTVTYTLADDNSLRFEMEAETDAPTIVNLAHHAYWNLAGHDAADVLGHELQLNAPSYTVSDGLGVPTGEISPVEGTRFDFTKPKTLGADIGNIAPDAKDQREGYDVNFVLDGSPGQLRRAARVREPVSGRTLEVHTTAPGVQLYTGNYLDGSIQGKGGIAYRKQTGFCLETQHFPDSITKEGQPGWHSIILRPGQTYRHSVVFTFGTE from the coding sequence ATGACGAGAGCCTACCGAGAAGTTGCGCCGACCCTGATGGCCGTGAGCCTTCTGGCCGGGACTCTGAGTTGCGGCCCGCCGGAATCCAGCCGGTCGGGTGATGAGGAGAAACCGGTCCGATTGCAAAAGGTGGAGTGGGGTCAGGTAGGCGAAGCCCCCGTGTTTCTCTACACCCTGACCAACAGCCAGGGCCTCAAGGCCAGGATCACCAATTACGGGACGATTCTTACCGAGATGCACGTTCCGGATCGCCAGGGCGAGATGGCGGACGTCACTCTGGGTTTCGACAAGCTGGCGGACTACCTGCCGCGCCATCCCTACTTCGGCTGCATCTGCGGGCGGGTGGTGAACCGAATTTCCAACGCCCGGTTCACCATCGACGGCCACGAGTACTCCCTGACCAAGAACTACGGGGAACACCATATTCACGGAGGAGACCAGGGATTCGATCGAAAGGTGTGGACGGTGGCCGGCGAGTCCGAATCCGACAACGGAGCCTCGGTGAAGATGACCTACACCAGCCCCGACGGAGAGGAGGGATACCCCGGAAATCTGACCACCACGGTCACCTATACCCTGGCAGACGACAACTCGCTGAGATTCGAGATGGAGGCCGAAACCGACGCTCCCACCATCGTCAACCTGGCCCACCACGCCTACTGGAATCTGGCGGGGCATGACGCGGCGGATGTGCTGGGACACGAGCTGCAGTTGAACGCGCCCAGCTACACGGTGTCGGATGGGCTGGGCGTTCCGACCGGCGAGATCAGCCCGGTCGAGGGAACCCGTTTCGACTTCACCAAGCCCAAGACGCTCGGCGCCGACATTGGAAATATTGCGCCAGACGCCAAGGATCAGCGCGAGGGCTACGACGTCAACTTCGTTCTGGACGGATCCCCCGGCCAGTTGAGGCGGGCGGCAAGGGTGCGGGAGCCCGTTTCAGGCAGGACCCTGGAAGTGCACACCACCGCGCCGGGAGTGCAGCTCTACACCGGCAACTATCTGGACGGGTCGATCCAGGGGAAGGGCGGCATCGCCTACCGGAAACAGACCGGATTCTGCCTGGAGACCCAGCACTTCCCCGATTCCATCACCAAGGAGGGCCAGCCGGGTTGGCACTCCATCATTTTGCGGCCGGGTCAGACCTACCGTCATTCCGTGGTTTTCACATTCGGAACGGAATGA
- a CDS encoding DUF418 domain-containing protein, which produces MNGNMTRPLDRLDSGPITETARIDAIDVLRGFALLGILVMNIQAFAMPRAAYFNPTAYGDLEGANLYVWLAGRLLADQKFMAIFSMLFGAGIVLMAERAETRGDAAGVHFRRMGYLLVIGLLHAYLLWPGDILFTYAVCGVAVYPLRRLSPGWLAALGTTLLAVGSATSLAGGLSLEYWPKEALNAFTADVWRPTPEMIESSLAAFRGSWVDQQPVRSAEAFAFQTFVLIIWGFWRAGGLMLMGMALFKCDVFSARRSTRFYAGLIAAAVAVGLPLQAYGLSLDFERGWPVWSFFIGAQFNYWPSIAVSLGYVGLVMLACRTTALRRLTRPFTAVGRTALTNYLLQSVLCTTIFYGHGLGWFGSVDRLGQVGLVAGVWAVQLVASRLWLQRFRFGPAEWAWRSLTYGARQPLQRAQVPKP; this is translated from the coding sequence ATGAACGGCAACATGACCAGACCCCTTGACCGGCTGGACTCAGGGCCCATCACCGAGACCGCGCGCATCGACGCGATCGACGTCCTGCGCGGTTTCGCCCTGCTCGGCATCCTGGTGATGAACATCCAGGCATTCGCGATGCCCCGGGCGGCCTACTTCAACCCGACCGCCTACGGCGACCTGGAGGGCGCGAACCTCTACGTCTGGCTGGCGGGACGGTTGCTCGCCGATCAGAAGTTCATGGCTATCTTCTCGATGCTGTTCGGCGCGGGCATCGTCCTGATGGCGGAGCGGGCCGAGACGCGCGGCGACGCCGCCGGGGTGCATTTCCGCCGGATGGGGTACCTGCTGGTCATCGGGCTGCTCCATGCCTACCTGCTCTGGCCTGGCGACATTCTCTTCACCTACGCGGTCTGCGGAGTGGCGGTCTACCCGCTGCGCCGCCTGTCGCCGGGATGGCTGGCGGCGCTCGGAACGACCCTGCTGGCGGTCGGCTCGGCCACCTCCCTGGCGGGCGGCCTGTCGCTGGAGTACTGGCCGAAGGAAGCGCTGAACGCGTTTACGGCCGACGTGTGGCGTCCGACGCCGGAGATGATCGAGTCCTCGCTCGCCGCCTTTCGCGGCAGTTGGGTCGATCAACAGCCCGTCCGGTCGGCGGAGGCCTTCGCCTTCCAGACGTTCGTCTTGATCATCTGGGGATTTTGGCGTGCAGGCGGGCTGATGCTCATGGGTATGGCGCTCTTCAAGTGCGACGTTTTCAGCGCCCGCCGCTCGACGCGCTTCTATGCGGGGCTGATCGCGGCGGCGGTAGCGGTCGGCCTTCCCCTCCAGGCATACGGCCTCTCCCTCGACTTCGAGCGGGGATGGCCTGTCTGGTCGTTCTTCATCGGCGCCCAGTTCAACTACTGGCCGAGCATTGCCGTCAGCCTAGGCTACGTCGGGCTCGTCATGCTCGCATGCCGCACCACCGCGCTTCGCCGTCTCACCCGTCCGTTCACCGCGGTCGGCCGGACGGCGCTGACGAACTACCTGCTGCAGTCCGTCCTGTGCACGACCATATTCTACGGCCACGGGCTCGGCTGGTTTGGGTCGGTCGACCGCCTGGGACAGGTGGGCTTGGTGGCCGGCGTCTGGGCGGTGCAGCTCGTCGCCTCGCGGCTCTGGCTGCAGCGGTTCCGCTTCGGACCGGCCGAGTGGGCCTGGCGTTCGCTCACCTACGGAGCGCGCCAACCGCTGCAGCGAGCACAGGTCCCCAAGCCCTGA
- a CDS encoding redoxin family protein, producing the protein MVDEDSSPAEIGRSIQAHARAMTVMSQELGSRIDAAASKLSQQARMLKILVWLLAIHAGFGFLVMAALGFFGVMGYLASRQAAVGMQVQSDSAAMVGKLLPGFRLEDQSGTQVTNREVEGKVVLLNFWATWCGPCRTEMPWFVEFQERYRESGFTVLAVSMDQEGWEVVRPFIEQQGLNFPVFVGDRDFGDAFGGVEVLPITFIVDRTGKITARHRGLVDKSEYEKEIEALL; encoded by the coding sequence ATGGTCGATGAGGATTCTTCACCTGCCGAAATTGGTCGATCCATCCAGGCCCATGCCCGGGCCATGACGGTAATGAGCCAGGAACTCGGCTCCAGGATCGATGCCGCCGCGTCCAAGCTGAGCCAGCAGGCCCGAATGCTCAAGATCCTGGTCTGGCTCCTGGCGATCCATGCGGGCTTCGGGTTTCTGGTGATGGCTGCTCTCGGTTTCTTCGGGGTCATGGGATACCTGGCGTCCCGCCAGGCAGCCGTCGGCATGCAGGTTCAAAGCGACAGCGCCGCCATGGTCGGCAAGCTTCTGCCCGGTTTCAGACTGGAGGACCAATCCGGAACCCAGGTGACCAATCGGGAAGTCGAGGGCAAGGTGGTTCTGCTGAACTTCTGGGCCACCTGGTGCGGGCCCTGCAGGACCGAAATGCCCTGGTTCGTGGAGTTCCAGGAACGCTACCGGGAGAGCGGCTTTACCGTGCTGGCCGTATCGATGGACCAGGAAGGTTGGGAGGTCGTGCGGCCATTCATCGAGCAACAGGGGCTCAACTTTCCGGTCTTTGTGGGCGACCGCGACTTCGGGGATGCCTTTGGCGGCGTCGAGGTGCTGCCCATTACCTTCATCGTGGATCGCACGGGGAAGATAACCGCCCGCCACAGGGGGCTTGTCGACAAATCGGAGTATGAGAAAGAGATCGAGGCTCTTCTCTAG
- a CDS encoding PQQ-binding-like beta-propeller repeat protein — protein sequence MPAGESDWPQFLGPKRNGVYGGPAIPGSWPASGPSILWRKPVGEGFSGTVVQAGRLILFHRLESRERVECLEARTGRPLWHYDYPTGYRDDFGFDGGPRATPSVWEGKVYTLGAQGVLYCLELENGRKVWSVKTHEKFGVRKGFFGAACSPLVEDGRLFLNVGGQDQAGLVAFDARNGRVLWTATDDEASYSSPAMATLGGRRQVLFFTRTGLVSADPKSGEVLFRFRWRARSRASVNAATPLSAGASIFLSSSYRTGAVRLRVNGSELETVWTSDESLSNHYSTSVIRGDHLFGFHGRQEYGQSLRCVALKTGRVLWSRDGVGAGTVSLAGDRLVVLKENGELLLVAASPGAFRLIAKARILASTVRAYPALADGRLFARNQKELVAVDLQPDR from the coding sequence ATGCCGGCCGGAGAGTCGGACTGGCCCCAGTTCCTGGGTCCGAAGCGGAACGGCGTATACGGAGGTCCGGCGATTCCCGGTTCCTGGCCTGCCTCCGGGCCATCCATCCTCTGGCGGAAGCCGGTTGGGGAGGGGTTCAGCGGAACGGTGGTGCAGGCCGGACGCCTGATTCTGTTTCATCGGCTCGAGAGCAGGGAACGGGTGGAGTGCCTTGAGGCTCGAACCGGCCGCCCACTGTGGCACTACGACTATCCGACCGGCTATCGGGACGATTTCGGTTTCGACGGCGGCCCCCGAGCCACTCCCTCGGTCTGGGAGGGCAAGGTCTACACCCTTGGCGCCCAGGGAGTGCTGTATTGCCTGGAGCTGGAGAACGGCAGGAAAGTCTGGAGCGTGAAGACCCATGAGAAGTTCGGCGTACGCAAGGGCTTCTTCGGCGCCGCCTGCTCCCCCCTGGTTGAGGACGGGCGGCTGTTCCTGAACGTCGGCGGACAAGACCAGGCGGGGCTGGTTGCCTTCGATGCCCGAAACGGGCGAGTCTTGTGGACCGCCACCGATGACGAGGCCAGCTACTCCTCTCCGGCCATGGCCACCTTGGGCGGCCGCCGCCAAGTATTGTTTTTCACCCGTACCGGACTGGTTTCGGCGGATCCGAAGAGCGGAGAGGTCCTGTTCCGCTTTCGCTGGAGAGCCCGCAGCCGGGCTTCGGTGAACGCCGCCACTCCGTTGTCGGCAGGCGCCTCGATTTTCCTCTCGTCCAGCTATCGGACCGGAGCGGTACGGCTCAGGGTCAATGGCTCCGAGCTGGAAACCGTCTGGACCTCGGACGAGTCCCTTTCCAACCACTATTCGACCAGCGTGATCCGAGGGGACCACCTCTTCGGGTTCCACGGCCGCCAGGAATATGGCCAGTCCCTGCGCTGCGTGGCGCTGAAGACGGGTCGGGTCCTCTGGAGCCGGGACGGTGTCGGCGCCGGCACCGTGAGCCTGGCGGGGGACCGGCTGGTGGTGCTGAAGGAGAACGGGGAACTGCTTCTGGTCGCGGCCTCGCCTGGGGCCTTTCGCCTCATCGCCAAAGCCAGGATCCTGGCCTCGACCGTGCGAGCCTATCCGGCCCTGGCCGACGGCCGCCTGTTTGCACGCAATCAGAAGGAGCTCGTGGCCGTGGATCTTCAGCCCGACCGATAA
- a CDS encoding type 1 glutamine amidotransferase: MRVHTLKHVPFEGLGSMLPWFRERGWQVSLTELYRDEPLPPVDEIDWLVVMGGPMSANDESRHAWLKAEKDFIGQALQADKAILGVCLGSQLIADVLGSRVYKNSEPEIGWFPIHRSPEAAAHPLGSLFPEQAEVFHWHGETFDLPRGAVHLARSQACLNQAFAYGDRVLGLQFHLETTRKALEDLAHGCADELVDRPFIQSADLMLSDPGRFSRLNRLLDPILEGLAARLE, encoded by the coding sequence ATGAGAGTTCACACCTTGAAACACGTGCCCTTCGAGGGCCTGGGATCCATGCTCCCCTGGTTCCGGGAGCGCGGATGGCAGGTCAGCCTGACCGAGCTCTATCGGGATGAACCGCTTCCACCCGTGGATGAGATCGACTGGCTGGTGGTGATGGGCGGCCCCATGAGCGCCAACGACGAGTCCAGGCACGCCTGGCTCAAGGCCGAAAAGGACTTCATCGGTCAGGCCCTCCAGGCCGACAAAGCCATTCTGGGCGTCTGCCTGGGCAGCCAGCTCATCGCCGACGTTCTCGGCTCCAGGGTATACAAGAACAGCGAGCCCGAGATCGGCTGGTTTCCCATACATCGCTCCCCGGAGGCGGCCGCTCACCCGTTGGGGAGCCTTTTCCCCGAACAAGCCGAGGTCTTTCACTGGCACGGAGAAACCTTCGACCTGCCCCGCGGGGCCGTCCACCTGGCCCGTAGTCAGGCCTGTCTGAACCAGGCTTTTGCCTACGGCGACCGCGTCCTGGGCCTTCAATTCCACCTCGAAACCACCCGGAAAGCCCTTGAGGACCTGGCTCACGGCTGCGCCGACGAACTTGTCGACAGACCGTTCATTCAGAGCGCCGACCTGATGTTGTCCGATCCCGGCCGCTTCAGCCGGCTGAATCGACTGCTGGATCCGATTCTCGAGGGGCTGGCGGCCCGGTTGGAGTGA
- a CDS encoding CehA/McbA family metallohydrolase → MKRIHLAVAFIPLCLLAMTPDETLQWYKGNTHTHTINSDGDSTPDEVVRWYKEHRYHFLVLTDHNFLTEVKGLNSIFAAREQFLVINGEEVTDSLEGSPIHINGLNLREVVPPQGGSDPVDMLQRNVDAIRGVGGVPHINHPNFHWALTADQMRQIRNNKLFEIYNGAPSVHNHGGGGSPGLEAMWDEILSSGKLIYGIAVDDAHQFKGEFSPDRLNPGRGWVVVRAPRLSTVAIMEGLEAGRFYASTGVSLSDLRVDDQGIEITIEEKPTFKYTTHFIGDGGRLLTKAHGLTARYRFQGGERYVRARVVDSMGYVAWTQPVFVDKDS, encoded by the coding sequence ATGAAACGCATCCACCTTGCCGTCGCATTCATCCCCCTCTGCCTGCTGGCCATGACTCCGGACGAGACGCTGCAGTGGTACAAGGGGAACACCCACACCCACACCATCAACTCGGACGGAGACAGCACTCCGGACGAGGTGGTGCGCTGGTACAAGGAGCACCGCTACCACTTCCTGGTGCTGACGGACCATAACTTCCTGACCGAGGTCAAGGGCCTCAACAGCATATTTGCAGCCCGGGAGCAGTTCCTGGTCATCAACGGAGAAGAAGTCACCGACAGCCTCGAAGGAAGCCCCATCCACATCAATGGACTGAACCTGCGGGAGGTCGTCCCACCTCAAGGCGGCTCCGACCCGGTGGACATGCTCCAGCGCAACGTGGACGCCATCCGCGGGGTGGGCGGCGTGCCCCACATCAACCATCCCAACTTCCACTGGGCTCTGACCGCCGATCAAATGCGCCAAATCCGCAACAACAAGCTCTTCGAGATCTACAACGGCGCGCCGTCGGTCCACAACCACGGAGGCGGTGGCTCGCCGGGACTGGAGGCCATGTGGGACGAGATCCTCAGCAGCGGCAAGCTCATTTACGGGATCGCCGTGGATGACGCCCACCAATTCAAGGGGGAATTCAGCCCCGACCGCCTCAACCCGGGGCGCGGCTGGGTGGTGGTTCGGGCTCCCCGTCTTTCGACCGTGGCCATCATGGAGGGCCTGGAGGCCGGTCGCTTCTATGCTTCCACCGGCGTTTCCCTGTCGGATCTGCGGGTTGACGACCAGGGAATCGAGATCACCATTGAGGAGAAACCGACTTTCAAGTACACCACCCATTTCATCGGTGACGGAGGCCGCCTGCTCACCAAGGCCCACGGGTTGACGGCCCGCTATCGGTTCCAGGGGGGCGAGCGCTACGTGCGGGCCCGGGTGGTGGACTCCATGGGATACGTGGCCTGGACTCAGCCGGTATTTGTGGACAAGGATTCCTGA
- a CDS encoding carbon-nitrogen hydrolase family protein gives MQPPAYKVAAAHVAPVFLDRDATVDKACALIREAARNGAQLIVFPETYIPAFPLWCALQAPIENHALFCQLAAGSLRVDGPEIGKVADAARRSGIFVSLGFNEVSAVSAGCLWNANLLLSDRGDILCHHRKLVPTFYEKLVWAPGDGSGLQVCETRLGRVGMLICGENTNPLARFALLAQGEQVHLSTYPPMWPTRDPATGVNYDLKQAIRIRAGAHSFEGKVFNVVTSGFLDAAARDRLGQLTPEAERILDGSPRGISVIMGPEGTPVSPILQDEEGILYAEIDLSQTVAPKQIHDVVGGYNRFDIFKLSVDRSRRPPLNYESGDSRLESTDAEPDDEGRS, from the coding sequence ATGCAACCTCCAGCCTACAAGGTGGCCGCCGCTCATGTGGCCCCGGTGTTCCTCGATCGGGACGCAACCGTGGACAAGGCCTGCGCCCTGATCCGGGAAGCCGCCCGCAACGGGGCTCAGCTCATCGTCTTCCCGGAGACCTACATTCCCGCCTTCCCGCTCTGGTGCGCTCTGCAGGCGCCCATTGAGAACCATGCGCTTTTCTGCCAGCTCGCTGCCGGCAGCCTGCGGGTGGACGGGCCGGAAATCGGCAAGGTCGCCGATGCAGCCCGCCGCAGCGGCATCTTCGTCTCGCTGGGATTCAACGAGGTCTCGGCCGTCAGCGCCGGCTGTCTCTGGAACGCCAACCTGCTCCTGAGCGACCGGGGAGACATCCTCTGCCACCATCGCAAGCTGGTTCCGACCTTCTACGAGAAACTGGTGTGGGCGCCCGGGGACGGCAGCGGACTGCAGGTGTGCGAGACCCGGTTGGGTCGGGTGGGTATGCTGATTTGCGGAGAGAACACCAATCCTCTGGCCCGTTTCGCCCTGCTGGCCCAGGGCGAGCAGGTCCATCTGTCCACCTACCCTCCCATGTGGCCCACCCGGGACCCCGCCACCGGCGTCAACTATGATCTCAAGCAGGCCATACGGATTCGGGCCGGCGCCCACTCCTTCGAAGGCAAGGTATTCAACGTGGTGACCTCCGGCTTCCTGGATGCGGCCGCCCGGGACCGGCTGGGGCAACTGACCCCGGAGGCCGAGCGCATCCTGGACGGGAGCCCCAGAGGCATCTCCGTCATCATGGGTCCGGAAGGAACCCCCGTCAGTCCCATTCTGCAGGACGAGGAAGGTATCCTCTACGCCGAGATCGATCTCTCCCAAACGGTGGCCCCCAAGCAGATTCATGACGTGGTGGGCGGATACAACCGGTTCGACATCTTCAAGCTAAGCGTGGACCGCTCCCGTCGACCTCCCCTGAACTATGAATCCGGAGACTCTCGTCTCGAATCGACTGATGCCGAGCCAGACGACGAGGGCCGTTCGTGA